One region of Pseudomonas alvandae genomic DNA includes:
- a CDS encoding DUF1652 domain-containing protein, protein MFLSALEMRNIIESSLLPKRSQCTLSPDLSMTIKIYDDHETDRVALIKSDIDATKLTGCRAINDLIAELRTELDHGNSGGNYFQQQHRMSGR, encoded by the coding sequence ATGTTTTTATCTGCCCTCGAAATGCGAAACATCATTGAAAGCAGCTTGCTGCCCAAGCGCTCGCAATGCACGTTGTCCCCGGATCTTTCCATGACGATCAAGATTTACGACGATCACGAAACCGACCGCGTAGCGCTGATCAAAAGTGATATCGATGCCACCAAGCTGACAGGCTGCCGGGCCATCAACGATCTGATTGCCGAGCTGCGTACAGAGCTGGACCATGGCAATAGCGGCGGCAACTACTTCCAGCAACAGCACCGGATGAGCGGCCGTTAA
- a CDS encoding ABC-F family ATPase: MISTANITMQFGAKPLFENVSVKFGAGNRYGLIGANGCGKSTFMKILGGDLEPSGGQVMLEPNVRLGKLRQDQFAYEQFTVIDTVIMGHEELWKVKAERDRIYSLPEMTEEDGMAVAELETEFAEMDGYTAESRAGELLLGLGIPLEQHFGPMTEVAPGWKLRVLLAQALFSNPEVLLLDEPTNHLDINTIRWLENILTARNSTMIIISHDRHFLNSVCTHMADLDYGELRLFPGNYDEYMIAATQSREQLLSDNAKKKAQIAELQTFVSRFSANASKAKQATSRAKQIDKIQLAEVKPSSRVSPFIRFEQTKKLHRQAVTIERMSKGFDGKTLFKNFSFTVEAGERVAIIGPNGIGKTTLLRTLMGELTPDAGSVKWTESAELGYYAQDHAHDFEDDVSLFDWMGQWTQGEQIIRGTLGRMLFSNDEILKSVKVISGGEQGRMLFGKLILQKPNVLVMDEPTNHLDMESIEALNLALENYPGTLIFVSHDREFVSSLATRIIELSADGVVDFSGTYDDYLRSQGVMF; the protein is encoded by the coding sequence TTGATCTCTACAGCTAACATCACGATGCAGTTTGGCGCCAAGCCACTGTTCGAAAACGTCTCTGTCAAGTTTGGCGCGGGTAACCGCTACGGCCTGATCGGCGCCAACGGTTGCGGCAAGTCGACCTTCATGAAAATCCTCGGCGGTGACCTCGAACCGTCCGGCGGCCAGGTGATGCTGGAGCCGAACGTACGGCTGGGTAAATTGCGCCAGGACCAGTTCGCCTACGAGCAATTCACCGTGATCGACACCGTGATCATGGGCCATGAAGAGCTGTGGAAGGTCAAGGCCGAGCGCGACCGCATCTATTCGCTGCCGGAAATGACCGAAGAAGACGGCATGGCCGTGGCCGAGCTGGAAACCGAGTTCGCCGAAATGGACGGCTATACCGCCGAATCCCGCGCCGGTGAGCTGCTGCTGGGCCTGGGCATTCCCCTGGAACAGCATTTCGGTCCGATGACCGAAGTCGCGCCAGGCTGGAAGCTACGTGTGTTGCTCGCCCAGGCCTTGTTCTCCAATCCGGAAGTGCTGTTGCTCGACGAACCGACCAACCACCTGGACATCAACACCATCCGTTGGCTGGAAAACATCCTCACGGCGCGTAACAGCACCATGATCATCATTTCCCACGACCGGCACTTCCTGAACAGCGTCTGCACCCACATGGCCGACCTGGACTACGGTGAGCTGCGCCTGTTCCCGGGCAACTACGACGAGTACATGATCGCGGCCACCCAGTCCCGCGAGCAACTGCTGTCGGACAACGCCAAGAAGAAAGCCCAGATCGCCGAACTGCAGACGTTCGTCAGCCGCTTCTCGGCCAACGCCTCGAAAGCCAAGCAGGCCACCTCCCGCGCCAAGCAGATCGACAAGATCCAGCTGGCCGAGGTCAAGCCATCGAGCCGCGTCAGCCCGTTCATCCGCTTCGAACAGACCAAGAAGCTGCACCGCCAGGCCGTGACCATCGAGCGCATGTCCAAGGGCTTCGACGGCAAGACCCTGTTCAAGAACTTCAGCTTCACCGTCGAAGCCGGCGAGCGCGTGGCAATCATCGGCCCGAACGGCATCGGCAAGACCACCCTGCTGCGCACCTTGATGGGCGAGCTGACGCCAGATGCTGGCTCGGTCAAGTGGACCGAAAGCGCGGAGCTGGGCTACTACGCCCAGGACCACGCCCACGACTTCGAAGACGATGTCAGCCTGTTCGACTGGATGGGCCAGTGGACCCAGGGCGAACAGATCATCCGCGGCACCCTGGGCCGCATGCTGTTTTCCAACGACGAGATCCTCAAGTCGGTCAAGGTCATCTCCGGTGGTGAACAGGGCCGCATGCTGTTCGGCAAGCTGATCCTGCAAAAGCCGAACGTGCTGGTGATGGACGAACCGACCAACCACTTGGACATGGAATCCATCGAAGCGCTGAACCTGGCGCTGGAGAACTACCCGGGCACGCTGATCTTCGTCAGCCACGACCGCGAGTTCGTGTCGTCCCTGGCAACCCGCATCATCGAGCTGAGCGCCGACGGCGTGGTCGACTTCAGCGGCACCTATGACGACTACCTGCGCAGCCAGGGTGTGATGTTCTAA
- a CDS encoding PQQ-dependent sugar dehydrogenase, whose amino-acid sequence MLRKTLMTTLCASAVLAFATAASAAQVQTFKSEEGTVEVTTVVRGLEHPWSVAFLPEQQGMLVTERPGNLRWVSAEGKLSAPLSGVPEVWAKGQGGLLDVVLSPDFKQDRTVYLSYAEAGEDGKAGTAVGRGQLSKDLKRLDNFDVIFRQQPKLSTGNHFGSRLVFDRDGYLFITLGENNDRPTAQDLDKLQGKIARIYPDGKVPDDNPFVGQKNVRPEIWSYGLRNPQGAALNPWNGTLWENEHGPKGGDELNIIERGKNYGWPLATHGDNYSGAPIPEAQGKTVEGTVGPHHVWQVSPGLSGMAFYDSDRFKPWQRNAFIGALVSQDLIRLEFDGDKVVHQERLLGGLKERIRDVRQGPDGFLYVLTDEDDGALYKVGLK is encoded by the coding sequence ATGTTGCGTAAAACCCTGATGACCACCCTTTGTGCAAGCGCTGTACTGGCCTTCGCCACAGCGGCTTCGGCCGCGCAGGTCCAGACATTCAAGAGTGAGGAAGGCACCGTCGAGGTCACCACCGTTGTCAGGGGGCTGGAGCATCCCTGGTCGGTTGCGTTCCTGCCGGAGCAACAGGGCATGCTGGTAACGGAGCGCCCCGGCAACCTGCGTTGGGTTAGCGCCGAAGGGAAGTTGTCCGCGCCGTTGAGCGGCGTTCCCGAGGTCTGGGCCAAGGGGCAGGGCGGCTTGCTGGACGTGGTGCTGTCGCCGGACTTCAAGCAGGACCGCACGGTGTATTTGTCCTATGCCGAGGCCGGTGAGGACGGCAAGGCCGGCACTGCCGTTGGCCGGGGGCAGTTATCCAAGGACCTGAAGCGCCTGGACAACTTCGACGTGATCTTCCGCCAGCAACCCAAGCTTTCGACGGGCAACCACTTCGGTTCCCGCCTGGTATTCGACCGCGACGGCTACCTCTTCATCACCCTGGGGGAAAACAACGACCGGCCGACCGCCCAGGACCTGGACAAGCTGCAGGGCAAGATCGCGCGGATCTACCCCGACGGCAAGGTGCCGGACGACAACCCCTTCGTCGGCCAGAAAAATGTCCGCCCGGAGATCTGGTCGTACGGCTTGCGCAACCCTCAGGGCGCTGCGCTCAACCCGTGGAACGGAACGCTCTGGGAAAACGAGCATGGGCCCAAGGGCGGCGACGAGCTGAACATCATCGAACGCGGCAAGAACTATGGCTGGCCGCTGGCGACCCACGGCGACAACTATTCCGGCGCGCCGATTCCCGAGGCCCAGGGCAAGACCGTCGAAGGCACCGTCGGGCCGCACCATGTCTGGCAGGTGTCGCCGGGGCTCAGCGGCATGGCGTTCTACGACAGTGATCGATTCAAGCCTTGGCAACGCAATGCGTTCATCGGTGCGTTGGTGTCGCAGGACCTGATTCGGCTGGAGTTCGATGGCGACAAGGTCGTCCACCAAGAGCGCCTGCTGGGCGGGCTCAAGGAACGTATCCGCGATGTCCGCCAGGGACCGGATGGTTTCCTCTATGTGTTGACCGACGAGGACGATGGCGCGCTGTACAAGGTCGGCTTGAAATGA
- a CDS encoding FMN-dependent NADH-azoreductase produces the protein MKLLHIDSSILGDNSASRQLSRELVQAWIAAEPDISVTYRDLAADAISHFSSQTLVAAGTSAELRDAALKHEAELSESTMAEFLAADAVVIAAPMYNFSIPTQLKAWIDRIAVAGKTFRYTEAGPEGLCGGKKLLIVSTSGGLHAGQPSGIGHEEYLKLVFGFLGITDIEFVRAEGLAYGDDMRAKAMHEAQLQIGQQFAAA, from the coding sequence ATGAAACTGTTGCACATCGATTCGAGCATCCTCGGCGACAATTCCGCTTCGCGCCAATTGAGCCGTGAGCTGGTTCAAGCGTGGATAGCCGCCGAGCCGGACATTTCCGTCACCTACCGTGACCTGGCCGCCGACGCCATCAGCCACTTCTCCTCCCAGACACTGGTTGCCGCTGGCACCAGCGCCGAGCTGCGTGACGCCGCCCTCAAGCACGAAGCCGAGCTCAGTGAGTCGACCATGGCCGAATTCCTCGCGGCGGACGCCGTAGTGATCGCAGCGCCGATGTACAACTTCAGCATCCCAACGCAACTCAAGGCCTGGATCGACCGCATCGCCGTCGCGGGCAAGACGTTCCGCTACACCGAAGCCGGTCCTGAAGGCCTGTGTGGTGGCAAGAAGCTGCTGATTGTTTCCACCTCCGGCGGCTTGCACGCCGGCCAGCCGAGTGGCATCGGCCATGAGGAATACCTCAAGCTGGTCTTCGGTTTCCTCGGCATCACCGACATCGAATTCGTCCGCGCCGAGGGCCTGGCCTACGGTGATGACATGCGCGCCAAAGCCATGCATGAGGCCCAGTTGCAGATTGGCCAGCAGTTCGCCGCTGCGTAA
- a CDS encoding alpha/beta hydrolase family protein — protein MKRLGAALLLCLATSLGSVHAAPAPHPHWSAGFHELSFLDPLDQQPMHAIAFYPSTAREQSSSLGGYQIDAAPEAQIAIGRFPLLMLSHGNTGTPLALHDLATSLARKGFVVVAVIHPGDNAQDHSRLGTLSNLYGRPIQISEAITATLNDPMLSPFVNAGQVGVIGYSAGGETALILSGATPDLNRLRRYCQERPDDRDACNTQGELVADRDDLSPVADPRVRALLLMAPLSLKFGRHTLADVHVPVLLYSGDGDKLVAFDKNAAALARKLPTAPDFKTLAGAGHFVFLAPCTDEQIAAMPALCTDADGVDRKDIHRTMITEATRFFSDALGKPTRAGLRTADQ, from the coding sequence ATGAAACGTCTTGGTGCAGCGTTGCTGCTTTGTCTGGCTACCAGTCTCGGTTCGGTGCACGCCGCGCCGGCGCCGCATCCGCATTGGAGCGCCGGTTTTCATGAGCTGAGCTTCCTCGATCCGCTGGATCAACAGCCGATGCACGCCATCGCGTTTTACCCCTCGACTGCCCGGGAGCAATCCAGCTCGCTGGGGGGCTATCAGATCGACGCGGCGCCGGAGGCCCAGATCGCCATCGGGCGGTTTCCGCTGTTGATGCTGTCCCACGGCAACACGGGCACGCCGCTGGCCCTGCATGACCTGGCCACGTCACTGGCTCGCAAGGGGTTCGTCGTGGTGGCGGTGATTCATCCCGGTGACAACGCCCAGGATCACAGCCGGCTCGGTACCTTGAGCAACTTGTACGGTCGGCCGATCCAGATTTCCGAGGCGATCACCGCGACATTGAATGACCCGATGCTTTCTCCCTTCGTGAATGCCGGCCAAGTCGGCGTCATCGGCTATTCGGCGGGTGGCGAAACCGCCTTGATCCTGTCCGGCGCCACGCCAGACCTCAATCGCCTGCGCCGCTACTGCCAGGAACGACCGGACGACCGCGACGCGTGCAATACCCAAGGTGAACTGGTTGCCGATCGGGATGACCTGTCCCCGGTGGCGGATCCCCGGGTTCGTGCATTGCTGCTGATGGCGCCGCTGAGCTTGAAGTTCGGGCGTCACACCCTGGCGGATGTGCATGTGCCTGTGCTGTTGTATAGCGGTGACGGCGACAAGCTGGTGGCGTTTGACAAGAATGCCGCCGCGCTGGCTCGCAAGCTCCCCACGGCGCCGGATTTCAAGACCTTGGCCGGGGCAGGGCACTTCGTATTCCTGGCGCCCTGCACCGACGAGCAGATCGCGGCCATGCCGGCGCTGTGCACCGATGCCGATGGCGTCGACCGCAAGGACATCCATCGCACCATGATCACCGAAGCCACTCGCTTTTTCAGCGACGCCCTCGGCAAGCCGACGCGTGCCGGCTTGAGGACGGCAGATCAATAA
- the ilvA gene encoding threonine ammonia-lyase, biosynthetic, whose protein sequence is MTPTSAEQTLLEHYVKKILAAPVYELAIPTPLQAAPALSQSLGNRILLKREDLQPTFSFKIRGAYNKLVQLTPEQRARGVITASAGNHAQGVALAARELGISASIVMPRTTPQLKVSGVRSRGAEALLHGESFPFALAFALDLARQTGREFISPFDDPDVIAGQGTVAMEILRQHPGQLDAVFVPVGGGGLIAGVAAYIKYLRPEIRIIGVESEHSACLQAALAAGKRVTLPSVGTFADGVAVAQIGEYGFDICRFCVDEVMTVSDDELCAAIRDIYDDTRSITEPSGALAVAGIKQYVAQSAASGQTLVGINSGANINFDTLRHVVERAGVAVS, encoded by the coding sequence ATGACCCCCACCAGCGCCGAGCAAACCCTGCTGGAGCACTACGTCAAGAAGATACTCGCCGCTCCGGTCTACGAACTGGCGATACCCACGCCATTGCAGGCAGCCCCGGCGTTGTCCCAATCCTTGGGCAACCGGATCCTGCTCAAGCGGGAAGACCTGCAGCCAACGTTCTCCTTCAAGATCCGCGGGGCCTACAACAAGCTGGTGCAACTGACGCCGGAACAGCGTGCCCGAGGCGTTATCACCGCGTCGGCGGGCAATCATGCCCAGGGCGTGGCGTTGGCCGCACGGGAATTGGGCATCTCGGCCAGCATCGTCATGCCCCGGACCACACCGCAACTGAAGGTATCGGGCGTGCGCAGTCGAGGCGCCGAAGCGTTGCTGCACGGAGAGAGCTTCCCGTTCGCCCTGGCGTTTGCGTTGGACCTGGCTCGACAGACTGGGCGTGAGTTCATCTCGCCGTTTGACGATCCGGATGTCATCGCCGGCCAGGGAACCGTCGCGATGGAGATCCTGCGCCAGCATCCAGGCCAGTTGGACGCTGTTTTCGTGCCGGTGGGCGGCGGCGGGCTGATCGCGGGAGTGGCGGCGTATATCAAATATCTGCGTCCGGAAATCCGCATCATCGGCGTCGAGTCCGAACATTCCGCCTGCCTGCAGGCGGCGCTGGCAGCCGGTAAGCGGGTGACGCTGCCGAGCGTGGGCACCTTCGCCGATGGCGTGGCGGTGGCGCAGATCGGCGAATATGGCTTCGATATCTGTCGTTTCTGTGTCGATGAGGTCATGACGGTCAGCGATGACGAGCTCTGCGCGGCGATCAGGGACATCTATGACGACACCCGCTCGATCACCGAGCCATCAGGCGCGTTGGCGGTGGCGGGGATCAAGCAATACGTGGCGCAAAGCGCAGCGTCAGGCCAGACGCTAGTGGGTATCAACTCGGGCGCCAACATCAATTTCGACACGCTGCGCCACGTGGTGGAGCGTGCTGGCGTGGCGGTTTCTTGA
- a CDS encoding MFS transporter, translated as MPTAQPAPSSLSITLQIVSIVFYTFIAFLCIGLPIAVLPGYVHEQLGFSAVIAGLTIGSQYLATLLSRPMAGRLSDSVGTKRAIVYGLLGILLSGVLTLISTLLQDFALPSLLILIAGRLLLGVAQGLIGVGTISWCMGQVGVEHTARSISWNGIASYGAIAIGAPLGVVMVGSLGFASLGIALSLLAGMALLLIRNKPSVPVVRGERLPFWAVFGRISPFGTSLCLASIGYGTLTTFITLFYVSRGWTGAAWCLTVFGICFILSRLLFISSIARFGGFSSAIVCMSIETLGLVLLWLAPSTAFALIGAGLAGFGLSLVYPALGVEAIKQVPNSSRGAGLSAYAVFFDLALAIAGPLMGAVASNLGYPAIFFFAALLSVVGLGLALLLRRRAEKADY; from the coding sequence ATGCCAACAGCCCAGCCCGCTCCCAGTTCCTTGTCGATCACCTTGCAGATCGTCTCCATCGTTTTCTACACCTTCATTGCCTTCCTCTGCATCGGCCTGCCGATTGCGGTGTTGCCCGGGTATGTCCACGAGCAATTGGGCTTCAGTGCGGTCATCGCCGGGCTGACCATCGGTTCCCAGTACCTCGCCACCCTGCTCAGCCGGCCCATGGCCGGGCGGTTGTCGGACAGCGTCGGCACCAAGCGGGCCATCGTCTATGGCTTGCTGGGGATTCTGCTCAGCGGCGTGCTGACATTGATCTCGACACTGCTGCAGGATTTCGCACTGCCAAGCCTGTTGATCCTGATCGCCGGTCGTCTGTTGCTCGGGGTAGCCCAGGGCCTGATCGGCGTCGGGACGATCAGTTGGTGCATGGGCCAGGTCGGCGTGGAGCACACGGCCCGGTCGATTTCCTGGAACGGCATCGCTTCCTACGGGGCCATCGCCATCGGTGCGCCGCTGGGGGTGGTGATGGTCGGCAGCCTCGGCTTCGCCAGCCTGGGCATCGCCTTGTCATTGTTGGCCGGCATGGCGCTGCTGCTGATTCGCAACAAACCCTCGGTGCCGGTCGTGCGCGGCGAGCGCCTGCCGTTCTGGGCGGTGTTCGGGCGCATCTCACCGTTCGGCACGAGCCTGTGCCTGGCCTCGATCGGCTACGGCACGCTCACCACCTTCATTACGCTGTTCTATGTCAGCCGCGGCTGGACCGGCGCGGCGTGGTGCCTGACGGTCTTCGGCATTTGCTTCATCCTGTCGCGGCTGTTGTTCATTTCCAGCATCGCCCGCTTCGGTGGTTTCAGCTCGGCGATTGTCTGCATGAGTATCGAAACCCTGGGCTTGGTGTTGCTGTGGCTGGCGCCGTCCACCGCGTTCGCCTTGATCGGCGCGGGACTGGCGGGTTTCGGGCTGTCGCTGGTCTATCCGGCGCTGGGGGTGGAGGCCATCAAGCAGGTGCCCAACAGCAGCCGGGGCGCCGGATTGAGCGCCTACGCGGTGTTTTTCGACTTGGCATTGGCGATTGCCGGACCACTGATGGGCGCGGTGGCGTCGAACCTGGGGTACCCCGCGATTTTCTTTTTTGCGGCACTGCTTTCGGTCGTCGGCCTGGGACTGGCCTTGTTGCTGAGGCGTCGGGCCGAAAAAGCCGATTATTGA
- the ligD gene encoding DNA ligase D gives MAKAESESARLSAVEADATTTRSRARRGKQAATSQLPERLSPQLATPVEQPPAGEWRYEVQFHGYRLLARIEKGEVRLFNRHHTDWTDRLKLHAEALTQLDLGDSWLDGELVLLDDTGHSDFPALRQAFEIGRSVDMVYFLFDAPFLNGVDLREKPLEERRAALKNALKNNASKRLRFSEAFSASQHDIFESASALSLDSVVGKRLGSPYVSGRNSDWVKLKCRLRQGFVIVGFTRPQGKRNGFGALLLAVNGPSGLAYAGRVGTGFSQAQLKQLHEQLCAQERQTSPLDQPLKGAQGRGVHWVEPTQVCEVEFAEWAGDGLIRQAVFLDLPGDSQANRVVREQPMPIKAAAPKPKRRTKGDTAKVDGVVITHPDRVVDSVSGVQKAELAQYYLEIAPWILPHLKLRPVALVRAPEGIGEELFFQKHADRLEIPHIKQLDPRLDPGHAPLMEIDSIHALVGAAQMGAVELHTWTATHDRIEAPDLFVLDLDPDPSLPWSAMLEATRMTLSVLDELGLQGFLKTSGGKGMHIIVPLARSEGWDTTKAFAKAISQFLTRQMPRRITATMGPKNRVGKVFVDYLRNARGASTVAAYSVRARPGLPVSVPIARDELADLRNAQQWDIQTALERAKGLGADPWEGYSHRQRITARMWDQLEAEKP, from the coding sequence ATGGCCAAGGCCGAGAGTGAATCTGCCCGTCTGTCCGCCGTGGAAGCGGACGCCACAACGACTCGCAGCCGCGCCCGACGGGGTAAGCAGGCAGCCACGAGCCAGCTCCCGGAGCGCCTGTCACCGCAGCTGGCCACGCCGGTGGAACAACCACCCGCCGGGGAATGGCGCTATGAAGTGCAATTTCACGGTTATCGGCTTCTGGCGCGCATCGAAAAAGGTGAGGTCCGGCTGTTCAACCGCCACCACACGGACTGGACCGACCGCCTCAAGCTGCATGCCGAGGCCCTGACGCAGCTGGACCTGGGCGACAGCTGGCTCGATGGCGAACTGGTCCTGCTCGACGACACCGGTCATTCCGACTTCCCCGCCCTGCGCCAGGCCTTCGAGATCGGTCGTAGCGTCGACATGGTGTACTTCCTCTTCGACGCGCCATTTCTCAACGGTGTCGATCTGCGTGAAAAACCTTTGGAAGAACGCCGCGCCGCGCTGAAAAATGCGTTGAAGAACAACGCCAGCAAACGCCTGCGGTTTTCCGAAGCGTTTTCCGCCAGCCAACATGACATCTTCGAAAGCGCTTCAGCCCTCTCGCTCGACAGCGTGGTCGGCAAACGCCTGGGCAGCCCGTATGTCTCGGGACGCAACTCCGATTGGGTCAAGCTCAAGTGTCGACTGCGCCAAGGCTTCGTCATCGTCGGGTTCACACGCCCGCAAGGCAAGCGCAACGGTTTCGGTGCGCTGTTGCTGGCGGTCAACGGGCCGTCGGGGCTGGCGTATGCCGGCCGGGTTGGCACGGGTTTCAGCCAGGCCCAGCTCAAGCAACTGCATGAACAACTGTGTGCCCAGGAACGCCAGACCTCACCACTGGACCAGCCGCTCAAGGGCGCACAGGGGCGCGGTGTGCACTGGGTCGAGCCGACGCAGGTGTGCGAGGTTGAATTCGCCGAGTGGGCCGGCGACGGCCTGATACGCCAGGCGGTGTTCCTCGATCTGCCGGGTGACAGCCAGGCCAATCGCGTGGTCCGCGAGCAACCCATGCCGATAAAAGCTGCGGCGCCCAAACCCAAGCGACGTACCAAGGGCGATACGGCCAAAGTCGACGGTGTGGTCATCACCCACCCCGACCGCGTGGTCGATAGCGTCAGTGGCGTGCAGAAAGCCGAGCTGGCGCAATATTACCTGGAGATCGCTCCGTGGATCCTGCCGCACCTCAAGTTGCGGCCGGTTGCGCTGGTGCGAGCACCGGAGGGAATCGGCGAGGAGCTGTTTTTCCAGAAGCATGCCGATCGCCTGGAAATCCCCCATATCAAACAGCTGGATCCACGACTGGACCCTGGCCATGCGCCGCTGATGGAAATCGACAGTATCCACGCCCTGGTCGGCGCGGCGCAGATGGGCGCGGTGGAGTTGCACACCTGGACGGCGACCCATGACCGGATCGAAGCGCCCGATCTGTTTGTCCTGGACCTGGACCCGGATCCGTCACTGCCCTGGAGCGCCATGCTGGAGGCGACGCGCATGACCTTGTCGGTCCTCGACGAGCTGGGTTTGCAAGGATTTCTCAAGACCAGCGGTGGCAAAGGCATGCACATCATCGTGCCGCTGGCCCGCAGCGAGGGATGGGACACCACCAAGGCCTTCGCCAAGGCCATATCGCAATTCCTGACCCGGCAGATGCCACGACGAATCACCGCGACCATGGGGCCGAAAAACCGCGTGGGCAAGGTGTTCGTCGACTACCTGCGCAACGCCCGCGGCGCCAGTACAGTGGCCGCGTATTCGGTGCGCGCAAGGCCCGGGCTACCGGTGTCGGTGCCGATCGCCCGGGATGAGCTCGCAGACCTGCGCAATGCCCAGCAATGGGATATCCAGACTGCACTGGAACGGGCCAAGGGCCTGGGCGCCGATCCGTGGGAAGGCTATAGCCATCGCCAGCGGATCACCGCCAGGATGTGGGACCAGCTGGAGGCTGAAAAACCCTGA
- the lpxO gene encoding lipid A hydroxylase LpxO → MKLIIVAIYLLSIGYVHLRGRVRHKLGRQLSDHSSFLAPINCLLYLCSKWPNKPFLNPEQFPDLSPLQAHWEEIRAEGQSLLQAGAIKRSDQYDDVGFNSFFKTGWKRFYLKWYGDSHPSAMKLCPRTTELVQGIGSIKAAMFAELPSGSKLVRHRDPYAGSYRYHLGLQTPNDAGCYINVDGETYHWRDGEAVVFDETFIHYAENTTPQNRIILFCDVERPMKYRWATAFNRWFSRTVMAAAGAPNDAGDKTGGLNRAFSRLYKIRLQGKALKKRNRKLYYLQKWAFFGALLAIFVWI, encoded by the coding sequence GTGAAGCTCATCATCGTTGCGATCTATCTCCTCTCCATTGGCTATGTGCATCTGCGCGGACGCGTGCGGCACAAGCTCGGCCGTCAACTGAGCGACCACTCGTCCTTCCTCGCGCCGATCAATTGCCTGCTGTACTTGTGTTCCAAATGGCCGAACAAGCCGTTTTTGAATCCCGAGCAATTCCCGGACTTGAGCCCGCTGCAGGCGCATTGGGAAGAAATCCGCGCCGAAGGCCAGAGCCTACTGCAGGCGGGGGCGATCAAGCGTTCCGACCAATATGACGATGTGGGTTTCAACTCGTTCTTCAAGACCGGCTGGAAGCGCTTCTACCTCAAGTGGTACGGCGACAGCCATCCGTCGGCCATGAAGCTGTGCCCGCGCACGACCGAACTGGTACAAGGCATCGGATCGATCAAGGCGGCGATGTTCGCCGAATTGCCGTCCGGCTCGAAACTGGTGCGCCATCGCGATCCGTATGCCGGGTCCTATCGCTACCACCTCGGCCTGCAGACGCCCAACGATGCCGGGTGCTACATCAATGTCGACGGCGAGACCTATCACTGGCGTGATGGCGAAGCGGTGGTGTTCGACGAGACGTTCATTCACTACGCCGAAAACACCACGCCGCAGAACCGCATCATCTTGTTCTGCGACGTGGAGCGGCCGATGAAATACCGTTGGGCCACGGCGTTCAACCGCTGGTTTAGCCGCACCGTCATGGCCGCCGCCGGCGCGCCGAATGATGCCGGCGACAAGACTGGCGGCCTGAACCGGGCATTTTCCCGGCTGTACAAGATTCGCCTGCAAGGCAAGGCGCTGAAGAAACGCAATCGCAAGCTGTATTACTTGCAGAAATGGGCGTTCTTTGGCGCGCTGCTGGCGATTTTCGTCTGGATCTGA
- a CDS encoding Ku protein → MARAIWKGAISFGLVHIPVALVSATASQGVDFDWLDKRTMDPVGYKRVNKTTGKEVTKDDIVKGVEYQKGQYVLISEEEIRAAHPKSTQTIDIFSFVDSEKIPLQNIDKPYFLAPDKRGGKVYALLRETLLKTNKVALANVVLHTRQHLAALMPLESALVLVMLRWPAEVRELDILELGDEVTSPTLAKGELDMAKRLVEDMSGDWEPQEYRDSFQEKIMELVEKKATEGRLEAVETDPGEEQRKTADVIDLTELLKRSLGGKGKAPDKSAEKPAAKSTKTRKSAPAKKATKASRG, encoded by the coding sequence ATGGCACGGGCAATCTGGAAAGGCGCAATCAGTTTCGGACTGGTCCACATCCCCGTGGCGCTGGTGTCGGCCACGGCCTCCCAAGGTGTGGATTTCGACTGGTTGGACAAACGCACCATGGACCCAGTGGGCTATAAGCGCGTCAACAAGACCACAGGCAAGGAAGTGACCAAGGACGATATCGTCAAGGGCGTCGAATACCAGAAAGGCCAGTATGTGTTGATCAGCGAGGAGGAAATTCGCGCCGCCCACCCCAAGTCCACCCAGACCATCGACATTTTCTCTTTCGTCGACAGCGAAAAAATTCCCCTGCAGAACATCGACAAACCTTACTTCCTGGCGCCTGACAAGCGTGGCGGTAAGGTCTATGCGTTGCTGCGCGAGACGCTGCTCAAGACCAACAAGGTCGCCCTGGCAAATGTAGTGTTGCATACCCGCCAGCACCTGGCGGCGCTCATGCCCCTGGAATCGGCCCTGGTGTTGGTGATGCTGCGCTGGCCCGCCGAGGTGCGCGAGCTCGACATCCTGGAACTGGGCGACGAAGTCACCAGCCCGACGCTGGCCAAGGGCGAGCTGGACATGGCCAAGCGCCTGGTGGAAGACATGAGTGGCGACTGGGAGCCGCAGGAATATCGCGACAGTTTTCAGGAAAAGATCATGGAACTGGTGGAGAAAAAGGCCACCGAAGGCCGGCTCGAAGCGGTGGAAACCGACCCCGGCGAAGAACAACGCAAGACCGCGGACGTCATCGACCTTACCGAGCTGCTCAAGCGCAGCCTGGGAGGCAAAGGCAAGGCGCCCGACAAGTCGGCCGAAAAACCCGCGGCAAAATCGACGAAAACACGCAAATCCGCTCCAGCTAAAAAAGCCACCAAGGCCTCCCGGGGCTGA